In one window of Fodinibius salicampi DNA:
- a CDS encoding alpha-L-fucosidase, with translation MKIISKLCLIAVVAFGIMQCQPKESAEVQQTLTEEEILNESEQAFNERMEWWREAKFGLFIHWGPYAVPAGVHDGQEIEGIGEWIMDRAEIPVSEYEEYARQFNPEQYDAEEWVKIAKDAGMKYIIITSKHHDGFGLWDSEVSDYDAVDFAAIEQDLLADLKKAADKHDIKLGFYYSIMDWHHPNAQAPHYPDYNTDEKSNPNFDQYVENYMKPQLKELVEKYDPAVLWFDGEWIPEWTHEHGVETYTWLRQMKPDLIINNRVDVGRQGMQGMNEEGGEFVGDFGTPEQEILESTREFDWEACMTMNDTWGYKKNDDNWKSAETLIHNLVDIASKGGNYLLNVGPTAEGLIPQASVDRLAKMGDWMEVNSEAIYETERLQHSFKEGENIRYTKQKGDSVFYGILLEQPGETISFSVLRPDEGSEVKLLGYDEPLKWEFGEDEGLALQVPDEVRENTDFGPAWVFKVQGSEVES, from the coding sequence ATGAAAATAATTAGTAAGCTTTGTTTAATTGCGGTAGTAGCATTTGGCATTATGCAATGCCAGCCAAAGGAGTCGGCTGAAGTGCAGCAAACGCTGACCGAGGAAGAAATTCTTAATGAGTCGGAGCAGGCGTTTAATGAGCGCATGGAGTGGTGGCGCGAGGCCAAGTTCGGGCTGTTTATCCACTGGGGACCTTATGCAGTTCCGGCCGGTGTGCATGATGGCCAGGAAATAGAGGGAATCGGAGAGTGGATTATGGATCGGGCTGAAATTCCGGTTTCAGAATATGAAGAATATGCCCGGCAGTTTAATCCCGAGCAATATGACGCTGAAGAGTGGGTGAAAATAGCCAAAGACGCCGGGATGAAATATATTATTATAACTTCCAAGCATCATGATGGCTTTGGGCTGTGGGATTCAGAAGTAAGCGATTATGACGCGGTTGATTTTGCGGCTATCGAGCAGGATCTGTTAGCTGATTTGAAGAAAGCCGCTGATAAACACGATATAAAGCTGGGGTTTTACTATTCCATAATGGATTGGCACCATCCCAATGCCCAGGCGCCTCACTACCCGGATTATAATACGGACGAAAAGAGTAATCCCAATTTTGATCAGTATGTTGAGAACTACATGAAGCCACAGCTTAAAGAGCTAGTGGAGAAATATGATCCCGCTGTGCTCTGGTTTGACGGCGAGTGGATTCCGGAATGGACCCACGAGCACGGGGTGGAGACCTATACCTGGCTGCGCCAAATGAAGCCGGATCTCATTATTAACAATCGGGTGGATGTCGGACGTCAGGGTATGCAGGGGATGAATGAAGAAGGTGGTGAGTTTGTCGGCGATTTTGGAACGCCTGAACAGGAGATCCTTGAAAGCACCAGGGAATTTGACTGGGAAGCATGCATGACGATGAACGACACCTGGGGATACAAGAAAAATGACGACAACTGGAAATCGGCTGAAACCCTTATCCATAATCTGGTGGATATCGCTTCCAAAGGCGGCAACTATTTGCTGAATGTCGGGCCCACAGCAGAGGGCCTAATTCCGCAGGCCAGCGTAGATCGTCTGGCGAAAATGGGGGACTGGATGGAGGTAAACAGTGAGGCCATCTATGAGACCGAACGATTGCAGCATAGTTTTAAAGAAGGAGAGAATATTCGTTATACCAAGCAAAAAGGAGATTCCGTTTTTTATGGAATCCTGCTGGAGCAACCCGGAGAAACAATTAGCTTCAGTGTCTTGCGCCCCGATGAAGGTTCCGAAGTGAAATTGTTGGGCTATGATGAACCTCTTAAATGGGAGTTTGGAGAAGATGAAGGATTGGCCTTACAAGTACCGGACGAAGTGAGAGAAAATACAGACTTTGGTCCTGCTTGGGTGTTCAAAGTCCAGGGAAGTGAGGTTGAAAGCTAG
- a CDS encoding SDR family NAD(P)-dependent oxidoreductase, which translates to MEIRFDDQTAVITGGGSGIGEKISHKFAESGAHVCILDYDKEAGQSVCKELENKGYACSFFYCDVADQQQVQKVFDEITGQLEKVDILINNAGIAHVGNLQDTTEEDFDRIYDVNVKGVYNCMYASIDQMVEQGGGVILNMASVAATVGIEDRFAYSMSKGAVLTMTLSVAKDFINDNIRCNCISPARIHTPFVDGFLEENYPGKEDEMFEQLSRTQPIGRMGEPDEVAGLVLYLCSDQAGFITGTNYPIDGGFLNLNT; encoded by the coding sequence ATGGAGATTCGATTTGATGATCAGACCGCAGTTATTACCGGTGGAGGAAGTGGAATAGGAGAGAAAATTAGTCATAAATTCGCAGAATCCGGTGCTCATGTTTGTATTCTGGATTATGATAAAGAGGCAGGGCAGTCGGTCTGTAAGGAACTGGAAAATAAAGGGTATGCCTGTAGCTTTTTTTACTGTGATGTAGCTGACCAACAGCAGGTGCAAAAGGTATTTGATGAAATTACGGGACAACTGGAAAAGGTAGATATCCTAATTAATAACGCTGGTATTGCCCATGTAGGAAATCTACAGGATACGACGGAAGAAGATTTTGACCGAATTTATGATGTCAATGTTAAAGGAGTCTATAACTGCATGTATGCTTCCATTGATCAGATGGTCGAACAGGGCGGAGGGGTAATCTTGAATATGGCATCGGTGGCCGCGACGGTGGGTATTGAAGATCGTTTTGCCTATTCTATGAGTAAAGGGGCAGTATTAACGATGACGCTTTCCGTTGCCAAAGATTTTATCAATGATAATATCCGATGCAATTGCATTTCACCGGCGCGGATTCATACGCCTTTTGTGGATGGCTTCCTGGAAGAGAACTATCCCGGAAAGGAAGATGAGATGTTTGAACAACTCTCCAGGACACAGCCTATCGGACGTATGGGAGAGCCCGATGAAGTAGCGGGACTTGTGCTCTACCTTTGCTCGGATCAGGCAGGTTTTATAACAGGGACGAACTATCCGATAGACGGCGGGTTTCTTAATTTAAATACCTAA
- a CDS encoding L-fuconate dehydratase, which produces MKTVITEVEVKDIRFPTSQGLDGSDAMNPDPDYSAAYLILKTNKEVEGHGLTFTIGRGNNLCVQAIKEFESHVLDKPFESIVNDLGSFWKQMARDSQLRWLGPEKGVIHLALGAFVNALWDLYAKIEEKPLWKLLADMSPEELVRCIDFSYITDVLKPEEALEILRKQEGSKAERIQKLQKDGYPAYTTSAGWLGYSDDKIRRLCRKAVAEGWSSIKMKVGGNLEDDLRRAAIIREEIGPDRQLMMDANQKWDIDEAIKNMEALSEFDPWWIEEPTSPDDILGHATIGKAINPIKIATGEHCQNRIIFKQLMQAGALDICQIDSCRVGGVNENLAIMLMAAKFDIPVCPHAGGVGLCEYVQHLSMIDYIAISGSREGRMIEYVDHLHEHFKDPVKIENGHYVLPEQPGFSIEIKKKSLKEYAYPDGPVWQEIRSKTIV; this is translated from the coding sequence ATGAAAACAGTTATAACAGAAGTTGAAGTTAAGGATATACGCTTCCCAACCAGCCAGGGTTTGGATGGATCAGATGCGATGAATCCGGATCCAGATTATTCAGCGGCCTATCTCATTTTAAAGACAAATAAGGAGGTTGAAGGGCACGGTCTCACCTTTACCATTGGGCGGGGGAATAACCTGTGTGTTCAAGCGATTAAAGAGTTTGAGTCTCATGTTCTTGATAAACCATTTGAAAGTATCGTCAATGATCTCGGTTCCTTTTGGAAGCAGATGGCCCGGGATAGTCAACTGCGTTGGCTGGGTCCCGAAAAGGGAGTTATCCATTTAGCACTGGGAGCCTTTGTTAATGCTTTATGGGATTTGTATGCAAAGATAGAGGAGAAACCACTCTGGAAATTGCTGGCAGATATGTCTCCGGAGGAATTAGTGCGATGCATTGATTTTAGCTATATCACGGATGTCCTGAAGCCTGAAGAGGCATTAGAAATTTTACGGAAACAGGAAGGATCTAAAGCTGAACGAATTCAGAAATTGCAGAAGGATGGATATCCGGCCTATACGACTTCTGCCGGATGGTTAGGATATTCTGATGACAAGATACGACGACTCTGTCGGAAAGCAGTGGCAGAAGGATGGAGTAGTATTAAAATGAAAGTAGGCGGCAACTTAGAGGATGACCTGCGACGTGCTGCGATTATCCGGGAAGAAATCGGTCCCGATCGGCAACTTATGATGGATGCCAATCAAAAGTGGGATATTGATGAAGCGATCAAAAATATGGAAGCACTGTCTGAATTTGATCCCTGGTGGATAGAGGAACCCACCAGCCCCGATGATATCCTGGGGCACGCAACGATCGGAAAAGCAATAAATCCTATCAAAATAGCAACAGGAGAGCATTGCCAGAACCGAATTATATTTAAACAATTGATGCAGGCAGGCGCGCTGGATATTTGCCAGATCGACAGCTGTAGGGTAGGGGGCGTCAATGAGAATTTAGCGATTATGTTGATGGCTGCTAAATTTGATATTCCGGTTTGTCCCCATGCCGGAGGTGTGGGGCTTTGTGAGTATGTACAGCATCTTTCAATGATCGATTATATTGCCATTAGCGGCAGTCGGGAAGGACGGATGATTGAATATGTGGACCATCTACACGAACATTTTAAAGATCCGGTTAAAATAGAAAACGGACACTACGTGCTGCCCGAACAACCAGGATTTAGTATTGAAATAAAAAAGAAGAGTTTAAAGGAATATGCCTATCCCGATGGACCGGTATGGCAGGAAATTAGAAGTAAAACAATAGTATAA
- a CDS encoding LacI family DNA-binding transcriptional regulator, whose amino-acid sequence MGKKRVTLTDIANELNIDVSTVSKALKKHPKISDVTIKKVSKVARRLNYRPNDIATALVKGRSNLIGVMVPHTDENFFASAIRGIEEVAKKKGYNITIFQSNDDTSDEKSNIETMYRARVDGIIASHAMETHEFGHYQDILDQDIPLVLFDRFNDAIDSDVVAIDDFKGAYKAVSHLIDQGCTRIAHIAGQLSVHIYKERYRGYKQALEDHGIPNEENLVVESDMSLEGGRKLTLTLLNNRKKPNAIFASNDYTALGAIQFLQESNIDIPEEVAVVGFSNEAFTSYVTPTISSIEQHSRKMGKIAAQHLLDQISGSTESSSAKRPSQKTILTPELIIRESSKKK is encoded by the coding sequence ATGGGGAAAAAGAGGGTTACCCTTACCGACATTGCCAATGAGTTAAATATTGATGTATCCACCGTTTCCAAGGCATTAAAAAAACATCCGAAGATTAGCGATGTTACAATAAAAAAGGTCAGCAAGGTTGCGCGCAGACTTAATTATCGTCCAAATGATATTGCAACAGCACTTGTCAAGGGGAGAAGTAATCTTATAGGAGTAATGGTGCCCCATACTGATGAAAATTTCTTTGCCTCAGCTATCAGGGGCATAGAAGAAGTTGCAAAAAAGAAGGGCTATAACATTACCATCTTCCAATCTAATGATGATACAAGTGACGAGAAAAGTAATATTGAAACTATGTATAGAGCAAGGGTTGACGGAATTATCGCCTCCCATGCAATGGAAACACATGAATTTGGACACTATCAGGATATACTCGACCAAGATATACCATTAGTTCTGTTTGACCGGTTCAATGATGCTATAGATTCAGATGTAGTAGCTATTGATGATTTCAAAGGTGCTTATAAAGCGGTTTCTCATCTGATTGATCAAGGGTGTACCCGAATTGCTCATATTGCCGGACAGCTTAGTGTTCATATCTATAAAGAGCGTTACCGGGGATATAAGCAAGCATTGGAAGATCATGGGATACCAAATGAAGAAAATTTAGTCGTTGAAAGTGATATGAGTTTAGAGGGTGGTAGAAAGCTAACTCTAACACTACTTAACAATAGAAAAAAGCCGAATGCTATTTTTGCCTCTAATGACTATACAGCCCTAGGAGCTATCCAGTTTTTACAGGAAAGCAATATAGATATTCCGGAAGAAGTAGCAGTAGTGGGATTTAGTAACGAGGCTTTCACCTCTTATGTCACGCCTACTATTTCCAGTATCGAACAGCATAGTCGCAAAATGGGTAAAATAGCAGCCCAACACTTGCTTGATCAAATTTCAGGATCAACAGAATCATCCAGTGCTAAAAGACCTTCTCAAAAAACAATTTTAACGCCAGAATTAATCATCAGGGAATCATCTAAAAAGAAGTAA